One Kitasatospora sp. NBC_01287 DNA window includes the following coding sequences:
- a CDS encoding glutamate-5-semialdehyde dehydrogenase has protein sequence MTIDSPVLATARRARTAAAALAPLPRSAKDAALLAIAGALTERTAEITAANAEDVARARAAGTAESVIDRLTLTPERIGAIAADVRSVVGLPDPVGEVVRGYTLPNGLDVRQVRVPLGVVGIIYEARPNVTVDAAALCLKSGNAVLLRGSASAYRSNTALVAVLRDAVAAAGLPADVIQLVPGESRDSVTELMRARGLVDVLIPRGGAALIKTVVEGSTVPVIETGTGNCHVYVDAATDLAMAVGILLNSKAQRVSVCNSAETLLVHQDVAEEFLPLALTALAEAGVTVHGDEAVRELAVGSPATVLPATDEDWAAEYLSLDLAAAVVPSLDAAVEHIRRWSSGHTEAIVTTSQAAARRFTQLVDSTTVAVNASTRFTDGSEFGFGAEIGISTQKLHARGPMGLPELTSTKYIVTGDGHVRG, from the coding sequence ATGACCATCGACAGCCCCGTCCTCGCCACCGCGCGCCGCGCCCGTACGGCCGCCGCCGCACTCGCCCCGCTGCCGCGCTCGGCCAAGGACGCCGCGCTGCTGGCGATCGCCGGGGCGCTCACCGAGCGCACCGCCGAGATCACCGCCGCCAACGCCGAGGACGTCGCCCGGGCCCGCGCGGCCGGCACCGCCGAGTCGGTGATCGACCGGCTCACCCTGACCCCCGAGCGGATCGGCGCCATCGCCGCCGACGTGCGCAGCGTGGTGGGCCTGCCCGACCCGGTGGGCGAGGTGGTGCGCGGCTACACCCTGCCGAACGGTCTGGACGTGCGGCAGGTGCGGGTCCCGCTGGGCGTGGTGGGCATCATCTACGAGGCCCGGCCGAACGTCACGGTGGATGCCGCCGCGCTCTGCCTGAAGTCCGGCAACGCGGTGCTGCTGCGCGGCTCGGCCTCCGCCTACCGCTCGAACACCGCCCTGGTCGCGGTGCTGCGCGACGCGGTGGCCGCCGCCGGGCTGCCCGCCGATGTGATCCAGCTGGTGCCGGGGGAGAGCCGCGACTCGGTCACCGAGCTGATGCGCGCCCGCGGCCTGGTCGACGTGCTGATCCCGCGCGGCGGCGCCGCGCTGATCAAGACCGTGGTGGAGGGTTCCACCGTGCCGGTGATCGAGACCGGCACCGGCAACTGCCACGTCTACGTGGACGCCGCCACCGACCTCGCGATGGCGGTCGGCATCCTGCTGAACTCCAAGGCCCAGCGGGTCAGCGTCTGCAACTCGGCGGAGACCCTGCTGGTCCACCAGGACGTCGCCGAGGAGTTCCTGCCGCTGGCGCTGACCGCGCTGGCCGAGGCGGGCGTGACCGTGCACGGTGACGAGGCGGTGCGCGAGCTCGCGGTCGGCTCGCCCGCCACGGTGCTGCCCGCCACCGACGAGGACTGGGCCGCGGAGTACCTCTCGCTGGACCTGGCGGCCGCCGTGGTGCCCTCGCTCGACGCCGCCGTCGAGCACATCAGGCGCTGGTCCTCAGGGCACACCGAGGCGATCGTCACCACCTCGCAGGCCGCCGCCCGGCGCTTCACCCAGCTGGTCGACTCGACCACGGTCGCCGTCAACGCCTCCACCCGGTTCACCGACGGGAGCGAGTTCGGCTTCGGTGCCGAGATCGGCATCTCGACCCAGAAGCTGCACGCCCGCGGCCCGATGGGCCTGCCGGAGCTGACCTCGACCAAGTACATCGTGACCGGCGACGGCCACGTCCGGGGCTAG
- the obgE gene encoding GTPase ObgE, whose amino-acid sequence MTTFVDRVELHVAAGNGGHGCASVHREKFKPLGGPDGGNGGEGGTVTLVVDANITTLLEYHYSPKRKAGNGKPGAGGHRTGANGEDLVLPVPDGTVVLDKQGNVLGDLVGHGTTFVAAAGGRGGLGNSALASSRRKAPGFALLGEPGEARDIVMELKSVADVALVGYPSAGKSSLISVLSAAKPKIADYPFTTLIPNLGVVTAGDMVYTVADVPGLIPGASQGKGLGLEFLRHVERCSVLVHVLDCATLEPGRDPLTDLETIEAELAQYGGLEDRPRLVALNKVDVPDGQDIADLTRESLEERGYRVFEVSAASRSGLRELSFALAQIVAEARAAKPIEESTRMVLRPTAVDDTGFTVTEEDGAFRVRGSKPERWVRQTDFSNDEAVGYLADRLARLGVEDQLWKVGAREGDTVIIGPDENAVVFDWEPSMAAGAEMLGRRGEDHRFETPRPAVDRRRDKQKGRDAAETEYLAFEALSSGRPAAIDEGDEGDVGDEE is encoded by the coding sequence ATGACCACCTTCGTGGACCGCGTCGAACTGCACGTCGCCGCGGGTAACGGAGGCCACGGCTGCGCCTCCGTACACCGGGAGAAGTTCAAGCCGCTCGGCGGCCCGGACGGCGGCAACGGCGGTGAGGGCGGCACCGTGACCCTCGTGGTCGACGCCAACATCACCACGCTGCTCGAGTACCACTACTCGCCCAAGCGCAAGGCCGGCAACGGCAAGCCGGGCGCGGGCGGGCACCGCACCGGGGCCAACGGCGAGGACCTGGTGCTGCCGGTCCCCGACGGCACCGTGGTGCTGGACAAGCAGGGCAACGTGCTGGGCGACCTGGTCGGCCACGGCACCACCTTCGTGGCCGCCGCCGGCGGTCGCGGCGGGCTCGGCAACTCCGCGCTGGCCTCCTCGCGCCGCAAGGCCCCCGGCTTCGCCCTGCTCGGCGAGCCCGGCGAGGCCCGCGACATCGTGATGGAGCTCAAGTCCGTCGCCGACGTCGCGCTGGTCGGCTACCCGAGCGCCGGCAAGTCCTCGCTGATCTCGGTGCTCTCGGCCGCCAAGCCGAAGATCGCGGACTACCCGTTCACCACCCTGATCCCCAACCTCGGCGTGGTCACCGCCGGCGACATGGTCTACACCGTCGCCGACGTCCCCGGCCTGATCCCCGGCGCCAGCCAGGGCAAGGGCCTGGGCCTGGAGTTCCTGCGCCACGTCGAGCGCTGCTCCGTCCTGGTGCACGTGCTGGACTGCGCCACCCTGGAGCCGGGCCGCGACCCGCTCACCGACCTGGAGACCATCGAGGCCGAGCTCGCGCAGTACGGCGGCCTGGAGGACCGGCCGCGACTGGTCGCGCTGAACAAGGTGGACGTCCCGGACGGCCAGGACATCGCCGACCTCACCCGCGAGTCGCTGGAGGAGCGCGGCTACCGGGTCTTCGAGGTCTCCGCCGCCTCCCGCTCCGGGCTGCGCGAGCTCAGCTTCGCGCTCGCCCAGATCGTCGCCGAGGCGCGTGCCGCCAAGCCGATCGAGGAGTCCACCCGGATGGTGCTGCGGCCCACGGCCGTGGACGACACGGGCTTCACCGTCACCGAGGAGGACGGCGCCTTCCGGGTGCGCGGCAGCAAGCCGGAGCGCTGGGTGCGCCAGACCGACTTCAGCAACGACGAGGCCGTCGGCTACCTCGCCGACCGGCTGGCCCGGCTCGGCGTCGAGGACCAGCTGTGGAAGGTCGGTGCGCGCGAGGGTGACACCGTCATCATCGGCCCCGACGAGAACGCCGTGGTCTTCGACTGGGAGCCCAGCATGGCCGCCGGCGCCGAGATGCTCGGCCGCCGCGGCGAGGACCACCGCTTCGAGACCCCCCGCCCGGCCGTCGACCGCCGCCGCGACAAGCAGAAGGGCCGCGACGCCGCCGAGACCGAGTACCTCGCCTTCGAGGCGCTCTCCTCCGGCCGCCCGGCCGCGATCGATGAGGGTGACGAGGGCGACGTGGGCGACGAGGAGTAG
- the proB gene encoding glutamate 5-kinase, with amino-acid sequence MSDQTLRQDVLTARRIVVKVGSSSLTTAAGGLDADRVDALVDALAKALGRAEAPELVLVSSGAIAAGLAPLGLARRPADLARQQAAASVGQGLLVARYTASFARYGLRVGQVLLTAEDASRRAHYRNAYRTLDQLLAMGAVPVVNENDTVATAEIKFGDNDRLAALVAHLVRADLLILLSDVDGLYDGDPSKPGTRRIAQVTGPQDLAGIEIGSTGKAGVGTGGMVTKVEAARIATGAGIPVVLTAARHAADALAGRPTGTLFTRTGSRTADRLLWLAHASSPRGALHLDDGAVRAVVEGGKSLLPAGVTKVDGEFAAGDPVDLLAENGHIIARGLVNFDARELPRLLGRSTRDLAQELGAAYEREVIHRDDLVVLRG; translated from the coding sequence ATGAGCGATCAGACACTGCGTCAGGACGTCCTGACCGCCCGGCGGATCGTCGTCAAGGTCGGCTCCTCCTCGCTCACCACGGCGGCCGGCGGGCTGGACGCCGACCGGGTGGACGCACTGGTCGACGCGCTCGCCAAGGCGCTCGGCAGAGCCGAGGCGCCGGAGTTGGTGCTGGTCTCCTCCGGCGCGATCGCGGCCGGTCTGGCGCCGCTGGGGCTGGCCCGGCGCCCGGCGGACCTGGCCCGCCAGCAGGCGGCCGCCAGCGTCGGCCAGGGCCTGCTGGTGGCCCGCTACACCGCCTCCTTCGCCCGCTACGGCCTGCGGGTGGGCCAGGTGCTGCTCACCGCCGAGGACGCCAGCCGCCGTGCGCACTACCGCAACGCCTACCGGACCCTGGACCAGCTGCTCGCGATGGGCGCCGTCCCGGTGGTCAACGAGAACGACACGGTGGCCACCGCCGAGATCAAGTTCGGCGACAACGACCGCCTCGCCGCCCTGGTCGCCCACCTGGTCCGGGCCGACCTGCTGATCCTGCTCTCCGACGTGGACGGCCTCTACGACGGCGACCCCAGCAAGCCCGGCACCCGGCGGATCGCCCAGGTGACCGGCCCGCAGGACCTGGCCGGCATCGAGATCGGCAGCACCGGCAAGGCGGGCGTCGGCACCGGCGGCATGGTCACCAAGGTCGAGGCCGCCCGGATCGCCACCGGCGCCGGCATCCCGGTGGTGCTCACCGCCGCCCGGCACGCCGCCGACGCGCTGGCCGGCCGCCCCACCGGCACCCTGTTCACCCGCACCGGTTCCCGCACCGCCGACCGGTTGCTCTGGCTGGCCCACGCGAGCAGCCCGCGCGGCGCCCTGCACCTGGACGACGGAGCGGTGCGGGCGGTGGTCGAGGGCGGCAAGTCGCTGCTGCCGGCGGGCGTCACCAAGGTGGACGGCGAGTTCGCCGCGGGCGATCCGGTCGACCTTCTTGCCGAAAACGGCCACATCATCGCTCGTGGGCTGGTCAACTTTGATGCGAGGGAGCTGCCGCGCCTGCTCGGCCGGTCGACCCGGGACCTGGCCCAGGAACTCGGCGCCGCCTACGAGCGTGAGGTCATCCACCGGGACGACCTGGTGGTGCTGCGCGGCTGA